One Nicotiana tomentosiformis chromosome 4, ASM39032v3, whole genome shotgun sequence genomic window carries:
- the LOC104116583 gene encoding GRF1-interacting factor 1 — protein MQQHLLQMQPMMAAYYPTNVTTDHIQQYLDENKSLILKIVESQNSGKLSECAENQARLQRNLMYLAAIADSQPQPSSMHSQFGSGGMMQPGTHNYLQQQQAQQMTTQSLMAARSSSMLYGQQQQQQQSLSPYQQGLHSQLGMSSGSGSSGLHMMQSEASGHGGSGGFPDFGRGNKQDIGVLSAEGRGGSSSGHGGEGGENLYLKSAADGN, from the exons ATGCAGCAGCACCTGTTGCAGATGCAGCCCATGATGGCAGCCTACTATCCGACTAACGTCACTACTGACCATATTCAACAG TATTTGGATGAGAACAAATCACTGATTCTGAAGATTGTTGAGAGCCAGAACTCGGGAAAACTCAGTGAATGTGCAGA GAACCAGGCTAGGCTTCAGAGGAATCTAATGTACCTTGCTGCTATTGCTGATTCTCAACCTCAGCCTTCTAGCATGCATTCTCAG TTTGGTTCTGGTGGGATGATGCAACCTGGAACACATAATTATCTGCAGCAACAACAAGCCCAACAAATGACAACACAGTCACTTATGGCCGCGCGATCCTCCTCAATGCTCTatggacaacaacaacaacaacaacaatcactATCCCCATATCAACAAGGTTTGCATAGCCAACTTGGTATGAGCTCTGGTAGTGGAAGCAGTGGACTTCACATGATGCAAAGTGAAGCATCAGGTCACGGCGGAAGTGGGGGTTTCCCTGACTTTGGCCGAGGAAATAAGCAAGATATTGGGGTGCTCTCTGCTGAAGGGCGCGGTGGAAGTTCAAGTGGACATGGTGGAGAAGGTGGTGAGAATCTTTATCTGAAATCTGCTGCTGATGGTAACTAA